The Nerophis lumbriciformis linkage group LG24, RoL_Nlum_v2.1, whole genome shotgun sequence genome includes a region encoding these proteins:
- the LOC133620186 gene encoding small integral membrane protein 36-like: protein MGFLENYQEIDPVTLNLCILIASYVILLLVFLISCIMYDCRGKDPTKEYAPDPPPTQSPIRLVVMQSSPAPVGRWDAAGMIATYHEPPHADFREKKSTMV from the coding sequence ATGGGCTTCCTGGAGAACTACCAGGAGATCGACCCGGTCACGCTCAACCTCTGCATCCTGATCGCAAGCTACGTCATCCTGCTGCTGGTCTTCCTCATCTCCTGCATCATGTACGACTGCCGCGGCAAGGACCCCACCAAGGAGTACGCCCCGGACCCCCCGCCCACCCAGTCGCCTATCCGGCTGGTGGTCATGCAGAGCTCCCCGGCCCCCGTGGGACGCTGGGACGCGGCCGGCATGATCGCCACCTACCACGAGCCCCCGCACGCCGACTTCCGGGAGAAGAAGAGCACCATGGTCTGA